A window of the Pseudoalteromonas sp. A25 genome harbors these coding sequences:
- the infB gene encoding translation initiation factor IF-2, which produces MAEVSIEKLAETIDTTVDKLLQQLNDAGITKGKDDSVTESEKAQLLDHLSKQHGGKGAEGPERMTLQRKSKSTLSVKGSTGKEKSVSVEVRKKRTYVKKSAIDQQKEQERLAAEEAARKEAELKAQQEAQQRAKEEAERKAKEEAERKAKEEAKRKAEAERKANGQQDKKVDSAQVEKDRLEAERLQKEAEEAALRKAEEEAKRQAEEARKLAEENEARWKKEEEERRRREETADHHLTTSTYAREAEDESDAREEKSARRKKKKKGPAKVEAPVRGRKGKLKAPTSLQHGFQKPVTDVKQEVRISETITVAELASRMAVKGAEVVKTMMKMGDMVTINQVIDQETAQLVAEEMGHKVILVKENELEEQVLSDRAEVDSTESRAPVVTVMGHVDHGKTSTLDYIRSAKVASGEAGGITQHIGAYHVETEGGMITFLDTPGHAAFTSMRARGAKATDIVILVVAADDGVMPQTKEAVQHAKAAGVPLIVAVNKMDKEGADPDRVKNELAQLDVIPEEWGGDVQFVHISAKAGTGVDELLEAVLMQAELLELTAPTKGMAAGVVIESRLDKGRGPVATVLVQSGQLSQGDIVLCGLEYGRVRAMRDENGKDIKTAGPSIPVEILGLSGVPAAGDEATVVKDERKAREVALYRQGKYRDVKLARQQKAKLENMFSNMTEGNVSEVNVVLKADVQGSIEAIADSLTKLSTDEVKVKIVGSGVGGITETDATLAAASNAIIVGFNVRADASARKVIEAENLDLRYYSVIYSLIEEVKQAMSGMLAPEFKQEIIGLAEVRDVFKSPKIGAIAGCMVTEGIVKRSAPIRVLRDNVVIYEGELESLRRFKDDVQEVRNGMECGIGVKNYNDVKVGDQIEVFETVEVQRTL; this is translated from the coding sequence ATGGCAGAAGTGAGCATTGAGAAACTAGCCGAGACTATTGATACAACTGTTGATAAATTACTGCAGCAGTTGAATGATGCAGGGATCACCAAAGGCAAAGATGATAGCGTAACTGAATCTGAGAAAGCACAGCTACTTGACCATCTAAGCAAGCAGCATGGTGGTAAAGGCGCTGAAGGTCCAGAGCGTATGACGTTACAGCGTAAGAGCAAAAGCACGTTGAGTGTAAAAGGCTCTACAGGTAAAGAGAAGTCAGTCTCTGTTGAAGTGCGCAAAAAGCGTACATATGTTAAAAAGAGCGCGATTGATCAGCAAAAAGAGCAAGAGCGTTTAGCGGCAGAAGAAGCTGCACGTAAAGAAGCTGAGTTAAAAGCGCAACAAGAAGCGCAGCAAAGAGCTAAAGAAGAAGCTGAGCGTAAGGCAAAAGAAGAAGCTGAACGTAAAGCCAAAGAAGAAGCTAAGCGTAAAGCTGAGGCTGAGCGCAAAGCGAACGGACAGCAGGACAAAAAAGTGGATAGTGCACAAGTTGAAAAAGACCGCCTAGAAGCTGAGCGTCTGCAAAAAGAAGCAGAAGAGGCAGCATTGAGAAAAGCTGAAGAAGAAGCGAAGCGCCAAGCTGAAGAGGCGCGTAAACTAGCTGAAGAAAATGAAGCTCGTTGGAAAAAAGAAGAAGAGGAACGTCGTCGTCGTGAAGAAACGGCTGACCACCATTTGACGACGTCAACTTACGCTCGTGAAGCGGAAGATGAGTCAGATGCGCGTGAAGAGAAAAGCGCTCGTCGCAAGAAAAAGAAAAAAGGCCCTGCGAAAGTAGAAGCTCCGGTTAGGGGTCGTAAAGGTAAACTTAAAGCACCAACGTCACTACAGCATGGCTTCCAAAAGCCAGTTACTGATGTAAAACAAGAAGTACGCATTAGTGAAACAATCACTGTTGCTGAGCTTGCGTCTCGTATGGCGGTTAAAGGTGCTGAAGTTGTTAAGACTATGATGAAAATGGGCGATATGGTTACTATTAACCAAGTTATTGACCAAGAAACAGCTCAGTTAGTGGCAGAAGAAATGGGCCACAAGGTTATTCTGGTAAAAGAAAACGAGCTTGAAGAGCAAGTATTAAGTGACCGCGCAGAAGTTGACTCTACGGAATCTCGCGCACCAGTAGTAACTGTAATGGGTCACGTTGACCATGGTAAAACATCGACACTTGACTATATTCGTAGTGCAAAAGTTGCTTCAGGCGAAGCGGGTGGGATTACTCAGCATATCGGTGCATATCATGTTGAAACTGAAGGTGGCATGATCACTTTCTTAGATACTCCGGGACACGCAGCGTTTACTTCAATGCGTGCGCGTGGTGCAAAAGCGACAGATATCGTAATTCTTGTTGTTGCAGCAGATGATGGCGTAATGCCACAAACTAAAGAAGCGGTACAACACGCTAAAGCGGCTGGCGTACCTCTTATTGTTGCTGTTAACAAAATGGATAAAGAAGGTGCGGATCCTGACCGTGTTAAAAACGAGTTGGCGCAGCTTGATGTGATTCCTGAAGAATGGGGCGGTGACGTCCAGTTTGTACATATTTCAGCAAAAGCGGGTACTGGTGTTGATGAGTTACTAGAAGCCGTACTGATGCAGGCAGAGTTACTAGAGTTAACCGCACCTACTAAAGGTATGGCTGCGGGTGTGGTGATTGAATCACGTCTTGATAAAGGTCGTGGCCCAGTGGCTACCGTACTTGTTCAGTCTGGTCAGTTAAGTCAAGGCGACATCGTTCTTTGTGGTTTAGAGTACGGTCGAGTTCGTGCGATGCGCGATGAAAACGGTAAAGACATTAAAACTGCGGGCCCATCAATTCCTGTTGAGATCTTAGGCCTATCAGGTGTACCAGCAGCAGGTGATGAAGCGACTGTTGTAAAAGATGAGCGTAAAGCACGTGAAGTTGCTTTATATCGTCAAGGCAAATACCGTGATGTTAAGCTTGCTCGTCAGCAAAAAGCGAAACTTGAGAACATGTTCAGCAACATGACTGAAGGTAATGTGTCTGAAGTAAACGTTGTACTTAAAGCTGACGTACAAGGCTCTATTGAAGCAATTGCAGATTCACTGACTAAGCTTTCAACAGATGAAGTTAAAGTGAAGATTGTAGGCTCAGGTGTTGGTGGTATTACAGAAACTGACGCAACTTTAGCTGCAGCATCTAATGCGATTATTGTTGGCTTTAACGTACGTGCAGATGCATCTGCTCGTAAAGTGATTGAAGCTGAAAACTTAGACCTACGTTATTACAGCGTTATCTATAGCTTGATTGAAGAAGTGAAACAGGCGATGTCTGGTATGCTTGCACCTGAATTCAAGCAAGAGATCATTGGCCTTGCCGAAGTGCGTGATGTATTTAAATCACCAAAAATCGGTGCGATTGCCGGCTGTATGGTTACGGAAGGTATTGTTAAACGTAGTGCGCCTATCCGCGTACTTCGTGACAACGTCGTTATCTACGAAGGTGAACTAGAATCACTACGTCGCTTTAAAGATGATGTACAAGAAGTACGTAATGGTATGGAATGTGGTATCGGCGTTAAGAACTACAATGATGTTAAAGTTGGCGACCAAATCGAGGTATTCGAAACGGTTGAAGTACAACGTACTTTATAA
- the rbfA gene encoding 30S ribosome-binding factor RbfA — MREFSRTDRVAQQIQKEIAVILQREIKDPRLGFVTVSAVEVSRDLSYAKIFITVLNTTDEDKTKQSVAILNDATGYIRSVLGKRIRARIMPELRFVVDNSLLEGMRISNLVDSVIREDNQKRGPESSEDASEDPSGDEQK; from the coding sequence ATGAGAGAATTTTCTCGCACAGACAGAGTGGCTCAGCAAATTCAAAAAGAAATTGCAGTCATTCTACAACGTGAAATTAAAGACCCCCGTTTGGGCTTTGTAACGGTGTCGGCTGTGGAAGTGTCTAGAGATCTGTCGTATGCAAAAATCTTTATTACGGTTTTAAATACCACAGATGAGGATAAGACTAAGCAAAGTGTTGCTATTTTAAATGATGCAACGGGCTATATCCGCTCCGTATTAGGCAAGCGTATTCGTGCCCGCATTATGCCTGAGTTGCGCTTTGTAGTAGATAACTCGTTGCTCGAAGGTATGCGTATTTCAAACTTGGTTGACTCCGTGATCCGAGAAGACAACCAAAAGCGTGGCCCTGAATCATCAGAGGATGCTTCAGAGGATCCATCTGGAGATGAGCAAAAGTAA
- the truB gene encoding tRNA pseudouridine(55) synthase TruB encodes MARRSKGRPVDGIVLLHKPQGISSNKALQQAKGIYFAQKAGHTGALDPLATGMLPICFGEATKFTQFLLDTDKTYVVRAKLGERTTTSDSDGEVVETREVSIDRDTLQHAVNSFLGESDQYPSMYSALKYQGQPLYKYAREGIEVPRKCRKINVYSLTLDEYDAQNEEIQMTAHVSKGTYIRTIVDDLGEKLGCGAHVIMLHRSKVGHYPSEKMVTIEQLEEKLQQAKSEGVEPSTYLDELLLPMDTALVDLPIVEISQEQGKAFSHGQVVVCGEVPDGIIKVVADGQFIGIGERNADGHLKAKRALSSNQ; translated from the coding sequence ATGGCTAGACGTTCAAAAGGCCGTCCAGTCGATGGTATTGTGCTGCTGCACAAGCCACAAGGGATCTCGTCAAATAAGGCGTTGCAACAAGCAAAAGGTATATATTTTGCACAAAAAGCTGGGCATACCGGCGCGCTTGACCCACTGGCCACTGGTATGTTGCCAATTTGTTTTGGGGAAGCGACCAAGTTTACCCAGTTTTTGTTAGACACGGATAAAACTTACGTTGTCCGTGCCAAACTAGGCGAGCGCACAACGACTTCTGACTCAGACGGTGAAGTAGTTGAAACCAGAGAAGTCTCTATCGACAGGGATACATTACAACACGCGGTCAACAGCTTTTTAGGTGAATCTGATCAGTATCCTTCGATGTATTCGGCGTTAAAATATCAAGGTCAGCCTTTATATAAGTATGCGCGTGAAGGCATTGAAGTACCGCGCAAATGCCGGAAAATTAACGTTTATAGCCTAACGCTTGACGAATATGATGCGCAAAATGAAGAAATTCAAATGACGGCACATGTGTCAAAAGGCACCTATATCCGTACAATCGTTGATGATCTTGGCGAGAAGCTTGGTTGTGGTGCGCACGTTATTATGTTGCACCGCTCAAAGGTTGGCCATTACCCAAGTGAAAAAATGGTGACAATAGAGCAGCTTGAAGAAAAGCTTCAGCAAGCAAAGTCAGAAGGTGTTGAGCCATCAACATATTTGGATGAGCTGCTGTTGCCAATGGATACCGCTTTAGTGGATTTACCTATTGTGGAGATATCACAAGAGCAAGGCAAGGCATTCAGTCATGGTCAGGTTGTGGTATGTGGTGAAGTACCAGACGGTATTATCAAGGTGGTGGCTGATGGTCAGTTTATTGGCATTGGTGAGCGTAACGCTGATGGCCATTTAAAGGCTAAACGGGCTTTATCGAGTAATCAATAA
- the rpsO gene encoding 30S ribosomal protein S15, producing MSLSNQEKAEIVAKFARAEGDTGSPEVQVALLTADINKLQGHFANHKHDFHSRRGLLRKVSQRRNLLDYLKGKSVERYSALIKELGLRR from the coding sequence ATGTCACTAAGCAATCAAGAAAAAGCAGAAATCGTAGCAAAATTCGCACGTGCTGAAGGCGACACTGGTTCACCAGAAGTTCAAGTTGCACTTTTAACTGCTGACATCAACAAGTTACAAGGTCACTTTGCTAACCACAAGCATGACTTCCACTCACGTCGTGGTCTTCTTCGCAAAGTTAGCCAACGTCGTAACTTACTTGATTACCTTAAAGGTAAGAGCGTTGAGCGTTACTCAGCACTAATCAAAGAGCTTGGCCTACGTCGCTAA
- the pnp gene encoding polyribonucleotide nucleotidyltransferase, with protein MQAIIKEFQLGQHTVTLETGAIARQADGAVLASIGDTSVLVTVVGKRDAQPGQDFFPLTVNYQERMYAAGRIPGGFLKREGRPNDGETLIARLIDRPIRPLFPDGFVNEVQVIATVVSVNPEIQPDMVAMIGTSAALAISGIPFNGPIGAARVGYIDGQYVLNPTLKELEESKLDLVVAGTENAVLMVESEADILSEEEMLGAVVYGHEQSQAIIKAITEFKAEAGKPTWDWAAPEKNVSLADKIAELASEKVGEAYRITDKVARKEALTVAKEAVVAALTAELAEGEELDTQEVSKLFGSLEKKIVRGRIIAGEKRIDGREPDMVRALDVMTGVLPRTHGSAIFTRGETQALVTATLGTERDSQLIDDLTGTHKNHFMLNYNFPPFCVGETGFIGSPKRREIGHGNLAKRGVQAVLPTLEEFPYSVRVVSEITESNGSSSMASVCGSSLALMNAGVPIKASVAGIAMGLVKEDENFVVLSDILGDEDHLGDMDFKVAGTSAGVTALQMDIKIEGINKEIMQIALKQAKAARLHILSVMDEAISAPSEELSEFAPRIYTMSIPPKKIAEVIGKGGATIRQLTEETGTTIEIEDDGTIKIAATDGMSAKDAISRIEALTAELEVGTIYNGKVVRIVDFGAFVNVLPGKDGLVHISQISAERVNNVTDHLSVGQEVKVKVLEVDRQGRVRLSIKEAQEQPADKAPEAPAE; from the coding sequence GTGCAAGCAATTATTAAAGAATTTCAACTAGGTCAACATACAGTGACTCTAGAAACAGGTGCTATCGCACGTCAAGCAGACGGCGCAGTACTAGCAAGCATTGGCGATACTTCAGTTTTAGTAACTGTTGTAGGTAAGCGTGATGCTCAACCAGGTCAAGATTTCTTCCCATTAACGGTTAACTACCAAGAGCGTATGTACGCTGCAGGTCGTATTCCGGGTGGTTTCTTAAAGCGTGAAGGTCGTCCAAACGACGGTGAAACACTGATTGCGCGTCTTATTGACCGTCCTATTCGTCCTTTATTCCCAGATGGTTTCGTAAACGAAGTACAAGTTATCGCCACCGTGGTTTCAGTTAACCCTGAAATTCAGCCAGACATGGTTGCTATGATTGGTACTTCTGCGGCGTTAGCTATTTCAGGTATTCCATTTAATGGTCCAATTGGCGCAGCACGCGTAGGTTATATCGATGGTCAGTACGTACTTAACCCAACGCTAAAAGAGCTTGAAGAAAGTAAGCTTGACCTAGTTGTAGCGGGTACAGAAAACGCGGTATTAATGGTTGAGTCAGAAGCAGACATTCTATCTGAAGAAGAAATGCTAGGTGCGGTTGTATACGGTCACGAGCAATCTCAAGCTATTATCAAAGCGATAACTGAGTTTAAGGCTGAGGCCGGTAAACCAACTTGGGACTGGGCAGCGCCTGAGAAGAATGTTTCATTAGCAGACAAAATTGCTGAATTGGCATCTGAAAAAGTAGGTGAAGCTTACCGTATTACTGATAAAGTAGCGCGTAAGGAAGCTCTAACGGTTGCTAAAGAAGCGGTTGTTGCGGCTTTAACGGCTGAGCTTGCTGAAGGCGAAGAGTTAGATACGCAAGAAGTTTCAAAACTGTTTGGTTCATTAGAGAAGAAAATTGTTCGCGGCCGTATTATTGCGGGTGAGAAGCGTATCGATGGTCGTGAACCTGATATGGTTCGTGCGCTAGACGTAATGACAGGTGTGTTACCTCGTACTCACGGCTCAGCTATTTTCACACGTGGTGAGACTCAGGCGTTAGTAACAGCGACGCTAGGTACTGAGCGTGACTCACAGCTGATTGATGACTTAACTGGTACCCATAAAAACCACTTCATGTTGAACTACAACTTCCCTCCGTTCTGCGTAGGTGAAACTGGTTTCATCGGTTCTCCAAAGCGTCGTGAGATCGGTCACGGCAACTTAGCTAAGCGTGGTGTTCAAGCGGTATTACCAACCCTTGAAGAATTCCCATACTCAGTACGTGTCGTGTCTGAAATCACAGAATCAAATGGTTCATCTTCAATGGCATCAGTATGTGGTTCATCACTTGCGCTAATGAACGCTGGTGTACCAATCAAGGCATCTGTTGCTGGTATCGCGATGGGTCTTGTTAAAGAAGATGAAAACTTCGTTGTCCTATCAGATATTTTAGGTGATGAAGATCACTTAGGCGACATGGACTTTAAAGTTGCTGGTACGAGTGCGGGTGTTACAGCCCTTCAGATGGACATTAAGATCGAAGGTATCAACAAAGAGATCATGCAAATCGCACTTAAACAAGCTAAAGCAGCGCGTTTGCACATTCTATCTGTAATGGATGAAGCGATTTCAGCACCTTCTGAAGAGTTATCTGAGTTTGCACCTCGTATTTACACGATGAGCATTCCACCGAAGAAAATCGCAGAAGTTATCGGTAAAGGTGGCGCAACTATTCGTCAGCTAACTGAAGAAACTGGCACGACGATTGAAATTGAAGACGACGGTACTATCAAGATTGCTGCAACTGACGGCATGAGTGCTAAAGATGCTATCTCACGCATCGAGGCATTAACTGCTGAGCTTGAAGTTGGCACTATTTACAACGGTAAAGTTGTACGTATCGTTGACTTTGGTGCATTCGTAAACGTGTTACCAGGCAAAGATGGTCTTGTTCACATTTCTCAGATCAGTGCAGAGCGCGTTAACAACGTGACAGACCACTTATCTGTAGGACAAGAAGTAAAAGTAAAAGTACTTGAAGTTGACCGTCAAGGACGTGTACGTTTGAGTATTAAAGAAGCACAAGAGCAACCTGCAGACAAAGCGCCTGAAGCGCCAGCAGAGTAA
- the nlpI gene encoding lipoprotein NlpI, producing the protein MKLTSLFILPLVLLGLTGCQTSPSNSTQHVVNVPLSVPLAANFRNEIAIARYSELLNASDLQTEQKAQLYYNRGMLYDSLGLSTLARIDFNRAVKMKPDLAEVYNFLGIHHTLSQEYGQAYEMFDTVLELDEQHEYAYLNRGIALYYGERPRLATQDLTAFLARSPQDAYRVMWLYLAQVQVNPEQAFVQLKENSSALDKEEWASQLVQLYLGEMSEAQFLAQLGEGISNQQEYAQRLCEAYFYLAKRYQARGETQVAIDFFKLVLATNVYEFVEHKYARLELDLLATDEPG; encoded by the coding sequence ATGAAGTTAACATCCCTATTTATTTTACCGCTTGTGCTCTTAGGATTGACTGGCTGCCAAACGAGTCCTAGCAACAGTACTCAGCACGTTGTGAATGTGCCATTAAGTGTGCCTTTGGCCGCTAATTTTAGAAATGAAATTGCAATAGCGCGTTATTCTGAACTATTAAATGCCAGTGATTTACAAACAGAGCAAAAAGCGCAGTTATATTATAACCGAGGTATGTTATACGATAGCTTAGGCTTGAGCACACTAGCTCGCATTGATTTCAATCGTGCCGTGAAGATGAAACCTGATCTTGCTGAGGTGTATAACTTTTTGGGGATCCATCACACACTTTCCCAAGAATACGGACAAGCTTATGAGATGTTCGATACTGTATTGGAGCTGGATGAACAGCATGAATATGCTTATTTAAACCGAGGTATAGCGCTTTATTATGGTGAGCGCCCCCGTTTAGCAACTCAGGATTTAACTGCCTTTTTAGCGCGTTCACCTCAAGATGCTTATCGTGTGATGTGGCTATATCTAGCTCAAGTTCAGGTGAACCCAGAACAAGCGTTTGTGCAGCTAAAAGAAAACAGCAGTGCTTTGGATAAAGAGGAGTGGGCCAGTCAGCTAGTGCAACTCTATCTAGGGGAAATGAGCGAAGCGCAGTTCTTAGCGCAACTGGGGGAGGGAATTTCCAACCAGCAAGAGTATGCACAAAGGTTATGTGAAGCATACTTTTACCTTGCAAAGCGCTATCAGGCACGAGGTGAGACACAAGTTGCTATCGATTTTTTCAAGCTGGTGTTAGCAACCAATGTATATGAATTTGTTGAGCACAAATATGCGCGCTTAGAACTGGACTTACTCGCGACTGATGAGCCTGGTTAA